From the genome of Gracilinanus agilis isolate LMUSP501 chromosome 2, AgileGrace, whole genome shotgun sequence, one region includes:
- the LOC123233726 gene encoding major facilitator superfamily domain-containing protein 2B-like, producing MAQGIFAFFCTHAAGLTGSFQYLVLILLVVASLAIPFWQWFLVKFGKKSAAFVGLSLIIPAFIILVQVTHSFITFALTMILVGCSTASLFLLPW from the exons ATGGCCCAGGGGATCTTTGCTTTCTTCTGCACTCATGCTGCTGGCCTCACTGGGAGCTTCCAGTACCTGGTGCTCATCCTACTG GTGGTGGCCTCCCTCGCCATTCCATTCTGGCAGTGGTTCTTGGTAAAGTTTGGGAAGAAAAGTGCCGCTTTTGTTGGGCTTTCC CTCATCATCCCAGCCTTCATTATTCTGGTCCAAGTGACACACAGCTTCATCACCTTTGCTCTCACCATGATCCTGGTAGGCTGCAGCACAGCCTCACTCTTCTTGTTGCCATGGTGA
- the LOC123237386 gene encoding sodium-dependent lysophosphatidylcholine symporter 1-like: MTTGTISLTLHCVFSFAGYQAGNCEPNPMVKLILRVLMAPIPITLLIIGLTIFCFYPIDEERRKENRAKMEAARDPLCQQL; this comes from the exons ATGACCACGGGCACAATATCCCTGACTCTCCACTGTGTGTTTAGTTTTGCAGGATACCAAGCTGGGAACTGTGAGCCAAACCCTATGGTCAAACTGATTCTTCGGGTGCTCATGGCCCCCATCCCTATCACCCTATTAATCATTGGCCTGACTATCTTCTGCTTCTACCCCATtgatgaggaaaggaggaaggagaacagagcaaagatggaggcagccag GGACCCATTATGCCAGCAGTTATGA